A stretch of Spirosoma oryzicola DNA encodes these proteins:
- a CDS encoding endo-1,4-beta-xylanase, translating into MATVFTTSIIPNNARNSTSKSPVRITLIAALFSFLFNLVSCSPKTDAVAPEKETTTFTASSLRAIAPGDSNNTLKAVASFPIGASINPQLLASNARYKSVIQENCNSITTENSAKMNRIQPKAGQFNWTDTDALVNFAKQSNMKVHGHTLIWHNAVPDWVTNFQGDSLAWEKLMKTHIQTVVGHYKGKIKSWDVVNEAFEADGTLKKSIWYQHLGPDYIARCFQYAHEADPQALLFYNDNNSAYLPKRSDAVFAMLKNLKQRNIPINGVGLQMHITVSTPEAALSSVISQYASTGLLIHISELDIRMNPNLSTTFVLTDAIKNAHALKYKAIAKIYKSIVTTGQQFGITTWNVGDNDSWLLTESKSEDHPLLFDKDYSRKLSFYGFMQGLSE; encoded by the coding sequence ATGGCAACTGTTTTTACAACCAGCATCATCCCAAACAACGCTCGGAATTCAACGTCTAAATCACCCGTTCGCATCACCCTAATCGCAGCCTTATTTTCCTTTCTTTTCAACCTGGTAAGCTGTAGTCCCAAGACCGATGCCGTTGCGCCAGAGAAAGAAACGACTACGTTTACGGCTTCAAGCCTTCGGGCTATTGCTCCTGGTGACAGCAACAACACGCTGAAGGCTGTAGCTTCATTCCCAATCGGTGCTTCCATCAATCCACAACTGCTCGCGTCGAACGCACGATACAAGTCAGTTATTCAGGAAAACTGCAATAGCATAACCACAGAGAACAGTGCTAAAATGAATCGGATTCAGCCAAAAGCAGGCCAGTTCAATTGGACCGATACGGATGCGCTGGTCAACTTTGCCAAACAATCAAACATGAAAGTACACGGCCACACGCTAATCTGGCATAACGCGGTACCGGATTGGGTTACTAACTTCCAAGGCGATTCGCTAGCTTGGGAAAAGCTTATGAAAACACACATTCAGACCGTTGTGGGCCATTACAAAGGCAAAATCAAGTCGTGGGATGTTGTGAATGAGGCTTTCGAAGCGGATGGTACATTAAAGAAATCAATTTGGTATCAGCATCTGGGACCTGACTATATTGCCCGTTGTTTCCAGTACGCTCACGAAGCTGATCCACAGGCGCTCCTTTTCTACAATGACAACAACTCGGCTTACCTTCCCAAACGGTCAGATGCAGTGTTTGCCATGCTCAAGAACTTGAAGCAACGGAATATCCCTATCAATGGCGTTGGCTTACAAATGCACATCACGGTTAGCACCCCAGAAGCCGCTCTTTCGTCAGTTATCAGCCAATATGCAAGCACTGGTTTATTGATTCACATTTCCGAATTAGATATCCGGATGAATCCAAACCTTTCAACGACGTTTGTATTAACTGATGCCATTAAAAATGCACATGCCTTAAAATACAAGGCCATCGCTAAAATCTACAAAAGCATTGTAACCACCGGACAGCAGTTTGGCATAACCACCTGGAACGTAGGTGACAACGATAGCTGGCTATTAACAGAGAGCAAAAGTGAAGATCACCCACTTCTTTTTGACAAAGACTACAGTAGAAAACTATCTTTCTACGGATTCATGCAGGGCTTGAGTGAGTAA
- a CDS encoding gliding motility-associated C-terminal domain-containing protein — protein sequence MKHLYWVLISLLTVSVAYAQRCPPLVTPTIKITQVGSLNKRASASFCQGDQVQLNAITGTASVSAVAYQWQRDGVDINGATRPTLVVNQSGAYTISLRQQGVCPDTTLSAATTISANQCGSGGLLPIIGGQLEDFNGNAEELSALLLRAAYFTSAKSFDNFPPSIKAYVYRKKDSSSVATVTMVRGSAIDGQNTPLPAACNGDSSRINSVVYFGSVNFLPSVNDPKGYFVTTEPVCCREVSNNVNGTGPVVYYLEFGDRSKYNVSALKSSFGGIFNVPSRIETCVNQPVRIDTRAYAGVNFDKITYSLTTPLTGNATTPRKEVNWASGYGANAFMESSSPLQVNPKGEITGTPTKVGTYRYVVKAELYQDSFKGFEIRRELALQVKECPAVITPKVIVSAVDKPAELVKSVICQNGAVQLNAKTPLQDVDYQWYKDNVAIEGATDSVLVARQAGRYTVTVTKEMACPRSATSAPVSVSISPNPTVNLTVNNAAGALCNGNSFTITATSSATATGTLFRWQRDTSVIASEIGSFYKTNLAGVYSVTVTDANGCTGHSTPLPVTLNEPPEASILTTATGFCPGNSLRLQANTGNGLTYQWQRNGTPISGATSATYEAGTAGLYSVLVGNVNSCTTLSGLKTISASTVPTVKLSGPTQLCRGLNVRLTAIASESSLQYTWLQNETVITGAQATTLAAKSGGIYQVQVTNANGCSAVSANWSLTEVDKPTVSLDSILPFCGTDNAPVLLTGTPAGGIFSGNGVSGNQFWPEQAGIGAHEVTYTVTGNTACPVITAQRTVLVRALPALDLPTDLTIQPGASASLPGPVNTNYRYNWSPSAGLDNASIARPTAFPASSTLYTLTVRDQFGCQSVDSMMVYVESRLYIPDAFTPNGDGNNDVWVLRNIEKIKNVEVTVFNRWGTVVFHSIGYETPFDGKDLPNGAYAYEINYGEPRKRLTGTVMILR from the coding sequence ATGAAGCATCTTTACTGGGTATTAATTAGTCTCCTTACTGTTTCAGTGGCTTATGCTCAACGTTGTCCTCCGCTGGTTACACCTACCATTAAAATAACCCAGGTCGGATCACTCAACAAACGGGCAAGCGCGTCATTTTGCCAGGGCGATCAGGTGCAGCTAAACGCAATTACGGGTACAGCCTCCGTTTCGGCGGTTGCGTACCAGTGGCAACGGGATGGTGTAGATATAAATGGCGCTACACGGCCAACGCTGGTCGTGAATCAATCGGGCGCTTACACCATAAGTCTACGGCAACAAGGTGTCTGCCCCGACACTACGTTATCAGCCGCGACCACGATCAGCGCGAATCAGTGTGGCAGTGGCGGTCTGTTACCCATCATTGGTGGACAGTTGGAGGACTTCAACGGTAACGCCGAAGAACTGTCGGCGCTGTTGTTAAGAGCCGCTTATTTCACCAGCGCCAAGTCATTCGACAACTTTCCCCCGTCGATCAAAGCGTATGTATACCGCAAAAAGGATAGTAGCTCAGTAGCAACCGTTACTATGGTTCGGGGATCTGCTATCGACGGTCAGAACACCCCGTTACCGGCAGCCTGCAACGGCGATTCCTCGAGAATAAACAGCGTCGTATATTTCGGGTCGGTTAATTTTCTACCCTCAGTAAATGACCCGAAAGGCTATTTTGTCACCACCGAACCCGTCTGCTGTCGGGAAGTCAGCAATAACGTGAACGGCACGGGTCCCGTTGTGTACTATCTGGAGTTTGGGGACCGCAGCAAATACAACGTCTCCGCACTTAAAAGCTCCTTTGGCGGTATTTTCAATGTGCCTTCGCGTATAGAAACCTGCGTCAATCAGCCTGTCCGGATCGACACGCGTGCGTATGCGGGTGTTAATTTCGACAAGATCACGTATTCCCTCACCACTCCTCTGACGGGCAATGCCACCACACCCAGGAAAGAAGTAAACTGGGCGAGTGGCTACGGCGCTAACGCGTTTATGGAAAGCAGCAGTCCGTTGCAGGTCAATCCAAAAGGCGAGATTACCGGAACACCAACGAAGGTCGGTACGTATCGCTATGTCGTCAAAGCGGAACTCTACCAAGACTCGTTCAAAGGCTTTGAAATACGCCGTGAACTAGCGCTTCAGGTAAAGGAATGCCCAGCGGTGATAACGCCTAAAGTCATTGTTTCGGCGGTGGATAAGCCAGCGGAATTGGTTAAAAGTGTCATCTGCCAGAATGGAGCCGTTCAACTCAACGCCAAAACGCCGTTGCAGGATGTAGATTACCAATGGTATAAAGACAACGTCGCCATTGAGGGTGCGACGGACTCGGTGCTCGTCGCCCGACAGGCGGGACGGTATACAGTGACCGTTACCAAAGAGATGGCCTGCCCAAGATCGGCCACTTCAGCACCAGTTTCTGTGTCGATCAGTCCAAATCCAACCGTCAATCTAACGGTAAATAATGCAGCCGGAGCGTTGTGCAACGGAAATTCGTTTACAATCACGGCTACTTCATCGGCTACCGCAACCGGCACCCTCTTCCGCTGGCAACGCGATACGTCAGTGATTGCGAGTGAAATAGGCTCTTTTTACAAGACCAACTTAGCGGGTGTTTATAGCGTTACGGTTACTGATGCGAACGGATGCACCGGTCACTCCACCCCGTTACCAGTCACGCTGAACGAGCCGCCCGAAGCGTCCATTCTTACAACTGCCACCGGTTTTTGTCCAGGAAATTCGCTTCGTTTACAAGCCAATACAGGCAATGGATTAACGTATCAATGGCAACGGAACGGGACACCCATCAGCGGGGCTACATCGGCGACCTACGAAGCGGGTACCGCTGGCCTGTACAGCGTTCTCGTTGGAAATGTAAATTCCTGTACCACCCTATCGGGACTTAAAACAATTTCAGCGTCAACAGTGCCCACGGTCAAACTTAGCGGGCCTACCCAGCTTTGTCGTGGACTGAATGTCAGGCTAACCGCCATAGCCAGCGAATCATCATTGCAATACACTTGGCTCCAGAACGAAACCGTTATAACCGGTGCTCAGGCCACCACATTGGCCGCAAAAAGCGGAGGAATTTACCAGGTTCAGGTCACAAATGCCAACGGATGCTCAGCCGTATCAGCCAACTGGTCTTTGACGGAAGTAGACAAACCAACGGTTTCGCTGGATTCAATTCTTCCTTTCTGCGGAACGGATAACGCGCCCGTACTACTAACAGGAACGCCAGCGGGGGGAATCTTCAGCGGGAACGGGGTATCGGGCAATCAGTTCTGGCCAGAACAAGCCGGAATAGGCGCGCACGAGGTAACCTACACTGTTACCGGAAATACGGCTTGCCCGGTCATAACTGCGCAACGAACGGTGCTTGTCCGGGCGTTGCCCGCTCTGGATTTACCCACCGACCTAACGATTCAGCCCGGCGCATCGGCTAGCTTACCAGGTCCGGTCAATACGAACTATCGATACAATTGGAGTCCGTCTGCTGGATTAGATAATGCGTCCATTGCCCGCCCGACTGCTTTTCCTGCTTCCAGCACCTTATACACGCTGACCGTTCGCGACCAGTTTGGTTGTCAATCGGTAGATAGTATGATGGTCTACGTTGAATCACGCTTGTATATCCCGGATGCATTTACACCAAACGGCGATGGCAACAATGACGTTTGGGTACTGCGCAACATAGAAAAGATCAAGAATGTAGAAGTAACAGTATTTAACCGCTGGGGAACCGTTGTTTTTCATTCAATCGGTTACGAAACGCCGTTCGACGGAAAAGACTTACCCAATGGGGCCTATGCTTACGAAATCAACTACGGCGAGCCCAGAAAACGATTGACAGGAACAGTTATGATACTACGCTAA
- a CDS encoding sialate O-acetylesterase: MKLCIFFLSLLLVSTALKQDVPPRLRLFLLIGQSNMAGRGTPEVPDQQPDNRIWMLTKEQSWVPARDPMHFDKPAVIGVGPGFAFAKRLTEAFPNENIGLIPCAVGGSDIDVWVPSAYYEPTKSYPYDDALRRARVALAQGNLAGILWHQGESDSNPEKAPEYGQKLVALIQRLRQDLNAPAVPVVVGTLGDFIVKRNKDAVTINKALQAIPGQVANTYCIVSAGLTDKGDSTHFDTPSARTLGRRYAEVFIQKKLLPNP; the protein is encoded by the coding sequence ATGAAGCTCTGCATCTTTTTTCTCTCTCTTCTCCTGGTAAGTACTGCGCTGAAACAGGATGTACCTCCTCGCTTGCGATTGTTCCTGCTCATTGGACAGTCGAACATGGCAGGCCGGGGTACGCCGGAGGTACCCGATCAACAGCCTGACAACCGCATCTGGATGCTAACAAAGGAGCAAAGCTGGGTACCCGCCCGCGACCCCATGCATTTTGATAAACCCGCCGTGATCGGTGTTGGCCCAGGTTTCGCTTTCGCCAAACGCTTAACCGAAGCCTTTCCAAATGAGAACATTGGCTTGATCCCTTGCGCGGTTGGCGGCTCAGACATTGATGTCTGGGTACCCAGTGCCTATTACGAACCAACAAAATCCTATCCGTACGATGATGCACTACGACGAGCCCGTGTAGCACTGGCGCAGGGTAATCTGGCGGGAATTCTGTGGCACCAGGGCGAGAGTGATTCAAACCCGGAGAAGGCACCTGAATACGGTCAAAAGTTGGTTGCGCTAATCCAGCGGCTACGGCAGGATTTGAATGCACCGGCTGTCCCGGTTGTCGTAGGTACGTTAGGCGACTTTATTGTCAAGCGGAACAAAGATGCAGTAACCATCAATAAGGCATTACAGGCGATTCCGGGTCAGGTCGCGAACACGTACTGCATCGTCTCGGCGGGCCTAACTGACAAAGGCGATTCAACGCATTTCGATACACCCTCGGCCCGAACATTAGGACGACGCTACGCAGAGGTTTTTATTCAGAAGAAACTGTTGCCTAATCCATGA
- a CDS encoding TonB-dependent receptor encodes MKNCYIYRLLILTSVVWLFALLSAFAQSVRGHVTDATTGADLPGVSILVQGRNTGAVTDANGLYTLTLEPGSYTLQASFVGYTTQTLPVQVTTGTTATVDIRLVESLASLNEVVVIGSRSTQARSSTQTVAPVDVIQSRELVATGQVDISQQLNFVAPSFNSSRQTVSDGTDHIDPATLRGLGPDQVLVLLNGKRRHNQALININGTIGRGSVGTDLNAIPSSAIERVEVLRDGASSQYGSDAIAGVINLRLKEQPGTTVNAQLGQQYEGDGQVAQVGINHGFKLGQKGILSLTGEFRHRGATNRAGDYTGPVYVNWNVGQQSGESAAAYVARRQSLYQQDQALIRQNNFNLSDNLQVGNARVDNAGFFLNARVPIKGSNASFYATGGLNYRRGLAGGFYRYPYQTTQVITAIYPNGFLPNIQSTINDQSLLVGVNGETNGWRWDISNVYGGNSFRFDVTNSNNASLAYLGPVNNPTSFYAGTLSFYQNTADISAAKDFGKQMGLTSFNVAAGVTYRNDQYRIKQGEAASYLNFSPQSGQAGGAQVFPGYQPANAINAHRQVYGAYLDLESDVTERLLLNAAGRYEYYSDFGGNVAGKLAARYRFSEAFSLRGSVSNGFRAPSLHQRYFSAISTVFVSTGTGLEPRQTGTFRNDSPIAQAFGVPSLGAERSTNFSVGITSRPLSNVSLTVDAYQINIRDRIIYSNQFSRGTSGAGLIVATILNNAGQTDVNSAQFFANAVNTQTRGLDVVIATNSRLATGTLDVTLAANFNQTKVVGDIKRPANIPQDATFGNFLFNRQDSARLTVAQPRSKIQLTFNYRLSKFGAVLRVSRFGTVESYDPANPALDQSFSPRMVTDLNVSYRIQKNLTLTVGANNLFDVYPDPLKVTNYPTPERYGTAALDNSSFGRFVYGRTATQFGFNGGYYFANLSASF; translated from the coding sequence ATGAAGAATTGCTACATTTATCGCTTACTGATACTTACTAGTGTCGTTTGGTTGTTTGCCTTATTGTCAGCGTTCGCGCAAAGCGTTCGGGGACACGTTACAGATGCGACCACAGGGGCTGATCTGCCAGGGGTTTCTATTCTGGTGCAGGGACGCAACACAGGAGCCGTTACCGATGCTAACGGGTTGTATACCTTGACGCTCGAACCGGGCAGTTATACGCTCCAAGCCAGCTTTGTAGGGTATACAACCCAGACGCTACCAGTGCAGGTTACAACCGGAACCACGGCTACAGTCGATATACGACTGGTCGAAAGTCTGGCTAGTTTGAACGAAGTTGTCGTTATAGGCTCCCGCTCAACGCAGGCGCGATCCAGTACGCAGACAGTAGCGCCTGTTGATGTTATTCAGTCGCGCGAGTTGGTGGCTACCGGACAGGTGGATATCAGCCAGCAGTTGAATTTTGTCGCTCCATCGTTTAACTCGTCCCGGCAAACCGTTTCGGACGGTACCGATCACATTGACCCGGCAACACTACGCGGTTTAGGACCTGACCAGGTGCTGGTGCTGCTCAATGGTAAACGGCGACACAACCAGGCGCTGATCAACATCAATGGCACAATTGGGCGAGGATCGGTCGGTACGGATCTCAACGCTATTCCCAGTTCGGCAATTGAGCGGGTGGAAGTCCTCCGCGATGGTGCTTCCTCACAATACGGTTCTGATGCGATTGCTGGCGTGATTAACCTGCGCCTGAAAGAACAACCCGGCACAACCGTCAATGCTCAGCTCGGCCAGCAATACGAGGGTGACGGGCAGGTGGCACAGGTAGGCATCAACCACGGCTTCAAACTAGGTCAGAAAGGTATACTAAGCCTGACGGGTGAGTTTCGTCATCGCGGAGCCACCAACCGGGCGGGTGACTACACGGGGCCTGTTTACGTCAACTGGAACGTCGGCCAGCAATCAGGTGAAAGTGCGGCTGCGTATGTGGCCCGTCGGCAGAGTCTGTACCAGCAGGACCAGGCGTTAATTCGCCAGAACAATTTTAATCTGAGTGACAATTTACAGGTTGGTAACGCGCGGGTCGATAACGCCGGTTTTTTCCTGAATGCCCGCGTACCGATCAAAGGGTCTAACGCCAGTTTTTACGCTACAGGTGGTTTGAATTACCGCCGGGGGCTGGCCGGTGGGTTTTACCGATACCCGTACCAGACGACGCAAGTTATTACCGCTATTTACCCCAATGGCTTCTTACCGAACATTCAATCGACCATCAACGACCAGTCATTGCTGGTGGGTGTCAACGGCGAAACGAATGGCTGGCGTTGGGATATCAGTAATGTGTACGGCGGAAACTCCTTTCGCTTCGACGTGACCAATTCCAATAACGCATCATTAGCATACCTTGGACCGGTTAACAACCCGACTTCCTTTTATGCCGGAACGCTCAGCTTTTATCAGAATACAGCCGACATTAGTGCTGCCAAAGATTTTGGTAAGCAGATGGGGCTGACATCGTTTAACGTGGCCGCTGGGGTGACCTACCGGAATGATCAATACCGGATCAAACAGGGGGAAGCGGCCTCGTATCTGAACTTCAGTCCGCAATCGGGTCAGGCCGGTGGTGCGCAGGTATTTCCAGGTTATCAGCCTGCCAACGCTATTAATGCACACCGGCAGGTATACGGCGCTTATCTTGACCTGGAGTCGGATGTTACCGAACGGTTGTTGTTGAATGCCGCTGGGCGTTATGAGTATTACAGCGATTTCGGCGGAAACGTAGCCGGTAAGCTGGCTGCTCGCTATCGCTTTAGCGAAGCGTTCTCGCTCCGGGGATCTGTTAGTAATGGATTTCGGGCACCGAGTTTGCACCAGCGTTATTTTAGCGCCATCAGTACCGTGTTTGTCTCGACCGGAACGGGGCTGGAACCACGGCAGACGGGCACATTCCGGAACGATAGTCCCATCGCTCAGGCGTTTGGTGTACCGTCGCTTGGTGCCGAACGCTCAACAAATTTTAGCGTCGGTATTACATCCCGCCCTCTTTCAAACGTCAGTCTAACCGTTGATGCGTACCAAATCAATATCCGTGACCGAATTATTTATAGCAACCAGTTTTCGCGTGGTACATCCGGGGCAGGCTTGATTGTAGCAACTATCCTGAATAATGCCGGCCAGACGGACGTGAACAGTGCCCAGTTTTTTGCCAATGCTGTAAATACCCAAACACGGGGACTGGATGTTGTTATCGCCACAAATTCCCGGCTGGCTACGGGTACGCTGGATGTAACGCTGGCCGCCAACTTTAACCAGACTAAAGTCGTGGGTGATATAAAACGGCCCGCTAATATCCCGCAGGATGCTACATTTGGTAACTTTTTGTTCAACCGGCAGGATAGTGCCCGGCTGACGGTTGCTCAGCCCCGGAGTAAAATTCAGCTTACATTCAATTACCGTCTCAGTAAGTTCGGGGCCGTTCTTCGGGTATCTCGCTTCGGTACGGTCGAATCCTACGATCCTGCCAATCCTGCTCTCGACCAGAGCTTTAGTCCGAGAATGGTTACGGATCTCAATGTTTCGTACCGTATTCAGAAAAATTTGACGTTGACGGTAGGGGCTAACAACCTGTTTGACGTTTATCCTGATCCGTTGAAAGTAACTAACTATCCAACGCCAGAGCGGTACGGTACAGCAGCATTGGACAACTCTTCCTTTGGTCGCTTTGTGTATGGTCGCACCGCAACCCAGTTCGGCTTCAACGGTGGTTATTACTTCGCTAACCTGTCAGCAAGTTTCTAG
- a CDS encoding DoxX family protein codes for MNNLSLYIQAFVYIAAGINHFISPKMYLSIMPPYIPAHNLMVVLSGIAEVILGVGLLFPATRSLSAWGLILLLIAVFPANLYMATSSRFRKFPAWLRWARLPLQGVLIWWAYQYT; via the coding sequence ATGAACAACCTAAGCCTTTACATTCAAGCCTTTGTTTACATAGCCGCGGGAATCAATCATTTCATCAGCCCCAAAATGTACTTATCTATTATGCCGCCTTACATTCCGGCGCATAACCTGATGGTCGTGTTAAGTGGCATCGCGGAGGTAATCCTCGGCGTTGGCTTGCTATTCCCGGCAACGCGTTCGTTATCGGCCTGGGGACTGATCCTGCTACTCATTGCTGTTTTTCCCGCCAACCTTTACATGGCGACCTCTAGCCGGTTTCGGAAATTCCCGGCCTGGTTACGCTGGGCTCGATTGCCCTTGCAGGGAGTCTTGATCTGGTGGGCCTACCAATACACCTGA